One region of Syntrophobacter fumaroxidans MPOB genomic DNA includes:
- the mutY gene encoding A/G-specific adenine glycosylase, which yields MLQPKTRLQIQTLLLSWFDENQRPLPWREKYRPYEIWISEIMLQQTQVKTMLPYFRRWMERFPDVQSIADAREDEVLKHWEGLGYYSRAVNIRRTAEIIVRHHGGTFPKAHSTILGMPGIGPYTAGAISSIAFNEDRPLVDGNVERILARLFNLDTPVEEKNTRKFIWNTAEELIPAGRARQFNQALMDLGATVCLPRRPACEKCPLNGLCESRRMGTADRRPVTNRRKDIASIEVAVGILHHRGRVLIQKRPASGLMPNLWEFPGGKIHPGESPEQALIREFREELELEVRCRERLASIRHNYTSFRVLLHAFLCRPADSRPRPVLRSAVEARWVVVEELDQYAFPAANRKLIDLVSGRKPAAARNHRPEPRNDDAEDGANVVLLKK from the coding sequence GTGCTGCAGCCAAAAACCCGTCTCCAAATTCAAACGCTCCTGCTTTCCTGGTTCGATGAGAACCAGAGGCCTCTTCCATGGCGGGAGAAATACCGTCCATACGAGATTTGGATCTCCGAAATCATGCTCCAGCAAACGCAGGTCAAGACGATGCTTCCCTACTTCCGCCGCTGGATGGAGCGTTTTCCGGACGTGCAGTCGATAGCGGACGCTCGGGAGGATGAGGTCCTGAAGCACTGGGAGGGACTGGGGTACTATTCTCGGGCCGTCAACATCCGCCGGACCGCCGAAATCATCGTCAGGCACCACGGCGGGACTTTTCCGAAAGCGCACAGCACCATTCTCGGCATGCCGGGCATCGGCCCTTACACGGCGGGCGCCATTTCCAGCATTGCGTTCAACGAAGACCGCCCATTGGTTGACGGCAACGTGGAGCGAATCCTTGCCCGTCTTTTCAACCTCGATACACCCGTCGAGGAAAAGAATACGCGGAAGTTCATATGGAACACGGCCGAAGAGCTCATTCCCGCAGGCCGGGCGCGGCAATTCAACCAGGCGTTGATGGACCTGGGAGCGACCGTGTGCCTGCCCCGCCGGCCCGCCTGCGAAAAATGTCCCTTGAACGGCCTTTGTGAGAGCCGTCGCATGGGGACGGCGGATCGACGGCCTGTCACCAACAGGCGCAAGGATATCGCCTCCATCGAAGTCGCCGTCGGAATCCTGCACCACAGGGGGAGAGTGCTCATCCAGAAGCGGCCCGCCTCGGGACTGATGCCCAACCTGTGGGAGTTTCCGGGAGGCAAGATTCACCCGGGCGAATCTCCCGAACAGGCGCTGATCCGGGAATTCCGGGAGGAATTGGAGCTGGAGGTCCGTTGCCGCGAGCGGCTCGCTTCGATCAGGCACAACTACACGTCCTTCAGGGTTCTCCTGCACGCATTCCTGTGCAGGCCGGCGGATTCCCGTCCGAGACCCGTTCTTCGCAGTGCGGTCGAAGCGCGATGGGTCGTGGTGGAGGAACTCGACCAATACGCCTTTCCCGCGGCCAATCGAAAGCTGATCGACCTGGTGTCCGGGAGAAAGCCGGCGGCGGCCCGAAATCATCGTCCGGAGCCTCGGAACGACGACGCAGAGGACGGAGCGAACGTCGTCCTGCTGAAGAAATGA
- a CDS encoding ChaN family lipoprotein: MHHFYSRALAVWLSLLVLAGCSTLEPKRGTATMEPPASFKVGDIVETKTGKTLPVHALMEQLARARIVYVGEAHTSIEDHRVQLELFKRLSAANPHLCLAMEMFPRTAQPILDKYGAGELSRELLLKETRWEKVWGHPFRLYEAIVEAARSANVRIVGLNAPPDVVSKIARGGIASLSPEERSNVARDFHLDEPGNRLRLHGEYVRHIRGEIKDFETFYEAQLAWEETMAQTLAETLRTLPREGQIVVLIGKGHMTKRLGVPYLTAKRAEHPHRTVAPLPFDHLGSVVDPDVADYVWITDKADSSHKGRLGLMVRTLDDGRGLEVLSVVAGSIAELAGILKGDVIFMIDSVPVKSLDDLHRAMAREGTGNHRIFIRRGKREMSVPLPAGP, from the coding sequence ATGCACCACTTCTATTCCAGAGCTTTGGCGGTCTGGTTGTCCCTGCTTGTGCTTGCGGGGTGTTCCACCCTTGAGCCGAAACGGGGCACGGCCACAATGGAGCCTCCCGCATCGTTCAAAGTGGGAGACATCGTGGAGACTAAAACCGGAAAGACCCTCCCTGTCCACGCGCTGATGGAACAGTTGGCCCGGGCGCGGATCGTTTACGTGGGTGAAGCGCACACCAGCATCGAGGATCATCGGGTGCAGCTGGAGCTTTTCAAGAGGCTTTCGGCAGCCAACCCTCATCTCTGTCTGGCCATGGAGATGTTTCCTCGAACTGCCCAGCCGATTCTCGACAAATACGGGGCGGGCGAACTCTCCCGGGAGCTGTTGCTCAAAGAAACCCGGTGGGAAAAGGTATGGGGGCATCCATTTCGACTGTATGAGGCCATCGTGGAAGCGGCCCGCTCCGCAAATGTCCGGATCGTCGGGCTCAATGCCCCACCCGACGTCGTGAGCAAGATCGCCCGGGGGGGCATCGCATCGCTCTCCCCGGAAGAGCGGAGCAACGTCGCACGGGACTTTCACCTGGATGAACCCGGCAATCGCCTGCGACTCCACGGGGAATACGTCCGGCACATCAGGGGGGAGATCAAAGACTTCGAAACCTTCTACGAGGCCCAGCTCGCATGGGAAGAAACCATGGCCCAGACCCTCGCGGAAACCCTCAGAACCCTTCCCCGGGAAGGCCAGATAGTGGTCCTCATCGGCAAGGGTCACATGACCAAACGGCTTGGAGTACCCTATCTGACGGCCAAGCGCGCGGAGCACCCCCACAGAACCGTCGCGCCCCTCCCCTTCGACCACCTGGGAAGCGTCGTCGACCCGGACGTCGCGGATTACGTGTGGATCACGGACAAGGCGGACTCATCCCACAAGGGGCGGCTGGGCCTTATGGTGCGGACATTGGATGATGGGAGGGGACTCGAGGTCCTTTCAGTCGTCGCGGGCAGTATCGCCGAGCTCGCAGGGATTCTGAAAGGGGACGTCATCTTCATGATCGACTCCGTCCCGGTCAAAAGCCTGGACGACCTGCACCGGGCAATGGCACGGGAAGGCACGGGAAACCACAGGATTTTCATCAGAAGGGGCAAGCGGGAAATGTCCGTGCCCCTTCCCGCGGGGCCTTAA
- a CDS encoding archease: protein MSYEYLEDIATADVAFEARGLTLEELFVSAADATMNVMVSDLDTIDGILGKAIHVEADAVDMLLFELLQELIFFKDAERLLLRVRDVRIEGREGCFTLDAEAAGEELDPAKHDLAVDVKAVTLHRYRVERTASGWEATVILDI, encoded by the coding sequence ATGAGCTATGAATACCTGGAGGATATCGCCACGGCGGACGTGGCCTTCGAGGCTCGCGGGCTAACGCTGGAAGAACTGTTTGTCTCGGCCGCCGACGCCACCATGAATGTCATGGTGTCCGATCTCGATACCATCGACGGGATTCTGGGCAAGGCCATTCACGTGGAGGCGGACGCCGTCGACATGCTGCTCTTCGAGCTGCTCCAGGAATTGATCTTCTTCAAGGACGCCGAGCGGCTTCTGCTGAGGGTGCGCGATGTCAGAATCGAAGGGCGGGAAGGCTGCTTTACCCTGGACGCCGAGGCTGCCGGCGAAGAGCTCGATCCGGCGAAACACGACCTGGCCGTCGATGTGAAAGCGGTCACGCTGCACCGTTACCGGGTGGAGCGAACCGCGTCGGGCTGGGAAGCGACGGTCATTCTCGATATTTGA
- a CDS encoding response regulator, which produces MSGKQKRFTILMADDDEDDCMLVRDAFNENRLRNALHCVRDGEALMDYLCRRGAYSDESLAPLPDLILLDLNMPKKDGREALREIKSNPALRRIPVVVLTTSIRDEDICQSYDMGANSYITKPLSFDELVTAIERLGNYWFGTVTLHLGKKKQREELNGCSSPGASPRSRGQG; this is translated from the coding sequence ATGAGCGGGAAGCAAAAGAGGTTCACCATACTGATGGCGGACGATGACGAAGATGATTGCATGCTTGTAAGGGATGCATTCAATGAGAACCGTTTGCGAAATGCGCTCCACTGTGTCCGGGACGGTGAAGCTTTGATGGATTATCTCTGCCGTCGAGGCGCCTACTCTGACGAATCTCTTGCTCCGCTTCCGGATTTGATCCTGCTGGATTTGAACATGCCGAAAAAAGACGGCCGGGAAGCCCTCCGGGAGATCAAGTCCAATCCCGCCCTGCGCCGCATTCCGGTGGTGGTCCTGACCACGTCCATACGGGACGAGGACATTTGCCAGAGCTACGACATGGGGGCCAATTCTTACATCACCAAACCTCTGTCGTTCGACGAGCTCGTGACGGCTATCGAGCGGCTTGGCAACTACTGGTTCGGTACGGTGACCCTGCATCTGGGCAAGAAGAAGCAACGGGAGGAACTCAACGGCTGTTCCTCTCCGGGCGCCTCGCCCCGTTCGCGCGGCCAGGGTTAA
- a CDS encoding metal ABC transporter permease, with amino-acid sequence MLEAFQLEFMRNALLAGILTSIACGIIGTLVVVNRIVFISGGVAHAAYGGVGIAFYLGFSPILGAAGFSLLISAVMALVTLKNKQRADTVVGVLWAVGMALGIVFIDLTPGYGVDIMSYLFGSILTVPRFDLVLMAFLDVLILILVVVYYHGFLAMSFDEEFAMTKGVPVKGLYFLLLAMMAFSVVMVIRVVGLILVIALLTIPPYVAEKYCRSLSAMMLFSTLLSCTVSMMGLWLSYSFNLTSGATIILVAAFFFFLAQVFEVLRERKWNRSESRD; translated from the coding sequence ATGCTCGAAGCATTTCAACTGGAGTTCATGAGAAATGCCCTCCTGGCCGGAATCCTCACCAGCATCGCCTGCGGGATCATCGGGACTCTGGTGGTGGTGAACCGCATCGTATTCATCTCCGGGGGAGTGGCGCACGCGGCGTACGGCGGAGTGGGGATCGCATTCTATCTCGGATTTTCTCCCATCCTGGGAGCAGCCGGATTCTCCCTGCTCATTTCCGCCGTGATGGCATTGGTTACGTTGAAGAACAAGCAACGGGCGGACACCGTCGTCGGTGTGCTATGGGCCGTGGGAATGGCCCTGGGCATCGTCTTTATCGACTTGACGCCGGGATACGGCGTCGATATCATGAGCTATCTGTTCGGGAGCATCCTCACCGTTCCGAGATTCGATCTCGTGCTCATGGCCTTCCTCGATGTGCTTATCCTGATTCTTGTCGTGGTTTACTACCACGGGTTTCTGGCCATGTCCTTCGACGAGGAATTTGCCATGACCAAAGGGGTGCCGGTCAAGGGACTCTATTTTCTGCTGCTGGCGATGATGGCCTTCTCCGTCGTCATGGTCATCCGGGTGGTCGGTCTCATCCTGGTCATCGCCCTGCTGACCATACCGCCCTATGTCGCGGAGAAATACTGCCGTTCCTTGAGCGCAATGATGCTCTTCTCAACTCTCCTGAGCTGCACGGTTTCAATGATGGGACTCTGGCTTTCCTATTCCTTCAACCTCACCTCCGGGGCGACCATCATCCTGGTCGCCGCCTTCTTCTTCTTTCTCGCCCAGGTGTTCGAGGTTCTGCGTGAACGGAAGTGGAACCGGTCGGAATCGCGCGATTAA
- a CDS encoding metal ABC transporter ATP-binding protein, with protein sequence MATPADEPKAIEVRDLSFSYNGHLVLRDVNISIAQREFLAVIGPNGSGKTTLLKLFLGILKPSMGIVRVLGKEPSRVVSEIGYVPQDTSINKDFPISVLDVALMGRLGGAGHGYRYSAADRRTAREALERVHMWEYAERPIGRLSGGQRQRVLIARALTGNPSILIMDEPTASVDKEFQTELFEFLKKLNDSMTIVVVSHDMSVLSSYVKSVACLNQRLFFHDAAEITPEMIEMAYHCPVDLIAHGMPHRVFRDHEDH encoded by the coding sequence ATGGCAACGCCAGCGGATGAACCGAAAGCCATTGAAGTCAGGGACTTGTCTTTCTCTTACAACGGTCACCTCGTGCTGCGCGACGTGAACATTTCCATCGCGCAGCGGGAGTTTCTGGCCGTCATCGGTCCCAATGGGAGCGGCAAGACCACATTGCTGAAACTGTTCCTGGGTATTCTGAAGCCCTCCATGGGGATCGTGCGCGTATTGGGGAAAGAGCCGAGCAGGGTGGTGAGCGAGATCGGCTATGTGCCTCAAGACACCAGCATCAACAAGGACTTTCCCATTTCCGTCCTGGACGTGGCGCTGATGGGTCGGCTCGGAGGGGCCGGACACGGCTACAGGTATTCGGCCGCCGACCGCCGGACGGCCCGGGAGGCTTTGGAACGGGTCCACATGTGGGAATACGCCGAGCGCCCCATCGGCCGGCTTTCCGGCGGGCAGAGACAACGAGTGTTGATCGCCCGGGCGCTTACGGGCAACCCCTCCATCCTCATCATGGATGAGCCGACGGCCAGCGTGGACAAGGAGTTTCAGACGGAGCTCTTTGAATTCCTGAAAAAACTCAACGATTCCATGACAATCGTTGTGGTGAGCCACGATATGAGCGTGCTTTCCAGTTACGTCAAATCCGTGGCATGCCTGAATCAACGGCTCTTCTTTCACGACGCGGCGGAAATTACCCCCGAGATGATCGAGATGGCCTACCATTGTCCGGTGGACCTCATCGCCCATGGAATGCCGCACCGGGTCTTTCGCGACCACGAGGACCACTGA